The following proteins are co-located in the Polystyrenella longa genome:
- a CDS encoding YHYH protein — protein sequence MNVHFLAPIIGSLLLFTAITNLSAHEGGHQDNSRVSQASRTWSLAAEGSHLHGSFVSATEDQVQIRKDDNQLTHIAVNRLIDSDQAWIKSRLEEINRLNQQQEIRLVMFNQSEEGNNGNTAVDKTMPSIGEHFKPFEKVLQLRWDQDYFYVGSNGFPDHPMMIGIRSWQQQVPIPQKYLGDNAWRIPLHPVPAKNPMSTKNNFLRGAIALAVNGVPIFNPLNNRGDDAFLFGELDEYGGHCGRADDYHYHIAPTHLETMTGKDNPLAYALDGYPIFGFQDENATDFAPLDNLGGHKDAAGNYHYHAQKTYPYLNGGFYGEVTERGGQVDPQPRAEPIRPDLRPLRDAKITGFNRTDNRFKLEYDVSGRKGTITYVVKDDGGVDFTFQEPDRETRKESYRSRMGKPFLPQSNTSGTDVNSNEGQASNLPQLTVSSPAFAAGEEMPVEFTGDGIGQSPPVVWTSGPPGTQCYALNLWHVPGTGDVKSYWVLYDIPADVTSLPKNTQGIGTAGYNDKGHQEYDPMRSKGPGVKKYHITVYALSEKPKFTSAKVTRAELLKSISDITLAEGTMNYRYTRSRDGISLIIPGSIVGIIVAIALWFGYRS from the coding sequence ATGAACGTTCATTTCCTAGCTCCAATCATTGGGAGCCTGTTGCTCTTTACAGCAATAACCAACCTGTCTGCACACGAGGGTGGACATCAAGACAATTCAAGAGTTTCCCAAGCCTCGCGGACTTGGTCGCTCGCCGCTGAAGGTTCGCATTTGCATGGATCGTTTGTCTCAGCGACAGAAGACCAAGTCCAAATTCGTAAGGATGATAACCAGCTCACTCATATCGCGGTCAATCGCCTGATCGATTCTGACCAAGCTTGGATCAAGTCTCGACTTGAAGAAATTAATCGTCTCAATCAGCAACAGGAGATCCGGCTTGTCATGTTCAACCAATCAGAGGAAGGAAACAACGGGAACACTGCGGTTGACAAGACGATGCCATCCATCGGCGAGCACTTCAAGCCTTTCGAGAAGGTACTACAGCTTCGTTGGGATCAAGATTATTTCTACGTTGGCTCTAATGGCTTTCCGGACCACCCCATGATGATCGGCATTCGCTCATGGCAACAGCAAGTTCCGATCCCGCAAAAATATCTTGGTGACAACGCATGGCGTATCCCGTTGCATCCTGTTCCTGCGAAGAATCCGATGTCCACCAAGAACAACTTCTTGCGTGGAGCGATCGCCTTGGCTGTTAATGGTGTGCCAATCTTCAATCCCTTGAATAATCGTGGCGACGACGCATTTTTGTTCGGCGAACTGGATGAGTACGGGGGACACTGCGGTCGCGCTGACGATTACCACTACCACATCGCACCCACTCATCTTGAAACAATGACAGGCAAAGACAACCCGCTTGCCTACGCCTTGGACGGCTATCCGATTTTTGGATTTCAAGACGAGAATGCGACGGATTTCGCTCCGCTCGACAATCTGGGTGGCCACAAAGATGCTGCGGGCAACTACCACTATCATGCACAGAAAACCTATCCCTATTTGAATGGTGGTTTCTATGGCGAAGTGACCGAACGCGGTGGTCAAGTGGATCCGCAGCCGCGTGCCGAACCGATTCGACCTGACTTACGACCACTACGCGATGCAAAGATCACTGGCTTCAACAGAACCGACAATCGTTTTAAACTCGAGTACGACGTTTCAGGACGCAAAGGGACGATCACTTATGTGGTCAAGGATGATGGCGGAGTTGACTTTACGTTTCAGGAACCGGACAGAGAAACTCGAAAGGAATCTTATCGCAGTCGCATGGGCAAGCCGTTCTTGCCGCAATCCAATACATCTGGAACCGATGTTAACTCCAACGAAGGCCAGGCATCCAATCTGCCTCAGTTGACCGTCTCCAGTCCAGCCTTTGCTGCAGGCGAAGAGATGCCTGTTGAGTTCACTGGAGATGGAATCGGGCAATCGCCGCCAGTTGTGTGGACGTCAGGGCCACCGGGAACTCAATGCTATGCGCTCAACCTGTGGCATGTGCCCGGCACCGGAGACGTAAAATCTTACTGGGTACTCTACGACATCCCCGCTGATGTCACGAGCCTCCCGAAGAACACGCAGGGTATTGGTACGGCAGGTTACAACGACAAGGGGCATCAAGAATACGATCCAATGAGATCGAAGGGACCGGGCGTCAAGAAATACCACATCACGGTCTACGCCTTGTCCGAGAAACCAAAGTTTACTTCTGCTAAAGTCACGCGGGCTGAATTGCTCAAAAGCATCTCGGACATTACGTTAGCCGAAGGTACGATGAACTATCGATACACGCGATCACGAGATGGAATATCGCTGATTATTCCCGGCTCGATTGTGGGTATCATTGTTGCAATCGCGTTATGGTTCGGCTATCGAAGCTAG